One Citrobacter amalonaticus genomic window carries:
- the yhjD gene encoding inner membrane protein YhjD: protein MMQDNDVKRPTEELEHDPVRKIDTTGDAEHEKKSTASEKLKTVTTTVEKIQRIPVIAHLLRAAERFNDRLGNQFGAAITYFSFLSMIPILMVSFAAAGFILASHPTLLQDIFNKILMNVSDPTLAATLKSTINTAVQQRTTVGLVGLGIALYSGINWMGNLREAIRAQSRDVWERTPQDQEKIWIKYLRDFISLIGLLIALIVTLSITSVAGSAQQMIISALYLDSIEWLKPTWRLIGLAISIFANYLLFFWIFWRLPRHRPRKKALIRGTLIAAIGFEVIKIIMTWTLPALVKSPSGAAFGSVLGLMAFFYFFARLTLFCAAWIATAEYKDDPRMPGKTHR, encoded by the coding sequence ATGATGCAGGATAACGACGTAAAACGCCCCACTGAGGAACTTGAACACGACCCGGTACGCAAAATCGACACGACCGGGGATGCTGAGCACGAGAAGAAAAGCACCGCCAGCGAGAAGCTGAAAACGGTGACCACCACAGTCGAAAAAATCCAGCGCATTCCCGTAATTGCGCACCTGCTTCGCGCGGCCGAACGCTTTAACGATCGGTTAGGGAACCAGTTCGGCGCGGCCATTACCTACTTCTCGTTTTTGTCGATGATCCCCATCCTGATGGTGTCGTTTGCCGCGGCGGGCTTTATTCTTGCCTCGCATCCCACGCTGTTGCAGGACATCTTCAATAAAATCCTGATGAACGTCAGCGACCCGACGCTTGCCGCTACGCTGAAAAGCACCATCAATACGGCGGTGCAGCAGCGTACCACCGTCGGTCTGGTCGGGTTAGGGATCGCCCTCTACTCCGGGATTAACTGGATGGGCAACCTGCGTGAGGCGATACGCGCCCAGTCGCGGGACGTCTGGGAGCGCACGCCGCAGGATCAGGAAAAAATCTGGATCAAATACCTGCGCGATTTCATCTCGCTGATTGGCCTGTTGATTGCCTTGATTGTGACGCTGTCGATCACCTCGGTCGCCGGTTCGGCGCAACAAATGATTATCTCCGCCCTCTATCTCGACAGCATTGAGTGGCTGAAGCCCACCTGGCGGTTGATTGGCCTGGCGATCTCCATTTTTGCCAACTACCTGTTGTTCTTCTGGATTTTCTGGCGTCTGCCGCGTCATCGTCCACGTAAAAAGGCATTGATTCGCGGTACGCTGATTGCGGCGATTGGCTTTGAAGTCATTAAAATCATCATGACCTGGACTCTGCCGGCGCTGGTGAAATCGCCCTCCGGCGCGGCGTTTGGTTCCGTACTGGGACTGATGGCGTTCTTCTACTTTTTCGCACGTCTGACGCTGTTCTGCGCGGCATGGATTGCGACCGCCGAGTACAAAGACGATCCCCGGATGCCGGGCAAAACACACCGTTGA
- a CDS encoding helix-turn-helix transcriptional regulator, whose translation MQIIMFDRQSIFIHGMKISLQQRIPGVSIQGVSQADELWYKLEENPEALLMLDGDLDGDFCRWILQKTVQQFPLVKTLIIATDCAKKGLQELTQYNVLAIISRDSEPEKFVLAINSVAIGMMFLPGEWLTTPAAECRDINALSARQREILTMLASGESNKEIGRALNISTGTVKAHLESLYRRLDVKNRTQAAMLLVQP comes from the coding sequence ATGCAAATCATCATGTTTGACAGGCAGTCAATATTTATTCATGGAATGAAAATCAGTTTACAGCAACGAATTCCAGGAGTGAGTATTCAGGGTGTCAGTCAGGCCGATGAACTCTGGTATAAACTGGAAGAGAACCCGGAAGCCCTGCTCATGCTGGACGGCGATCTTGACGGTGATTTTTGCCGTTGGATCCTGCAAAAAACGGTGCAACAGTTCCCCCTCGTCAAAACCTTAATTATCGCGACGGACTGCGCGAAAAAAGGATTACAGGAACTGACGCAATATAATGTGCTCGCTATTATTTCCCGCGATTCTGAACCGGAAAAATTTGTACTGGCGATCAATAGTGTCGCGATAGGGATGATGTTTTTACCCGGTGAATGGTTAACGACTCCGGCAGCGGAATGTCGTGATATTAATGCCTTAAGCGCCCGGCAGCGGGAAATTTTAACGATGCTGGCATCAGGCGAGTCAAATAAGGAAATTGGCCGGGCGTTAAATATCAGTACCGGAACGGTGAAAGCGCATCTTGAATCACTCTACCGCCGACTGGATGTTAAAAATCGCACCCAGGCGGCAATGCTGCTGGTTCAGCCTTAA
- a CDS encoding LysR family transcriptional regulator — MDKIHAMQLFIRVAELESFSRAADTLGLPKGSVSRQIQALENHLGTQLLHRTTRRVQLTQDGMVYYERAKDLLSNLDELDGLFQHDPTSISGKLRVDMPVGVARNLVIPRLPAFLQQYPGIELELSSSDRLVDLIREGFDCVVRVGTLKDSGLIARPLGKLTVINCASPQYLTRFGYPESLEDLASHAVVHYSLNLGTRPPGFEIATSGGTQWIKTGGTLTVNSTETYHAACLAGLGIIQVPRVGVREALRSGTLVEVLPQYRASPMPVSLLYPHRRNLSRRVHLFMEWLTGVMKDYVD, encoded by the coding sequence ATGGATAAAATTCATGCAATGCAGTTATTCATTCGTGTCGCAGAGCTGGAGAGTTTTTCTCGCGCTGCCGACACGCTGGGACTCCCTAAAGGTAGCGTATCGCGCCAGATTCAGGCGCTGGAAAACCATCTGGGCACCCAGCTCTTACACCGCACCACGCGGCGGGTACAACTGACGCAGGACGGCATGGTCTATTACGAACGGGCGAAAGATCTGTTGAGCAATCTGGATGAGCTGGACGGTCTGTTTCAGCACGATCCCACCAGCATCAGCGGTAAGCTACGGGTCGATATGCCGGTTGGCGTCGCGCGAAATCTGGTGATCCCCCGCCTGCCCGCCTTTTTGCAGCAGTACCCTGGAATTGAACTGGAGCTCAGCAGCAGTGATCGACTGGTGGATTTGATCCGCGAAGGCTTTGACTGCGTGGTGCGCGTCGGCACGCTGAAGGACTCGGGCCTGATCGCGCGTCCGCTAGGCAAGCTGACCGTGATCAACTGCGCCAGCCCGCAGTACCTGACGCGTTTTGGCTATCCGGAAAGCCTTGAGGATCTCGCCTCCCATGCGGTGGTGCACTACTCGCTAAACCTGGGGACACGACCGCCGGGTTTTGAAATCGCCACCAGCGGCGGGACACAGTGGATAAAAACCGGCGGCACGCTAACGGTTAACAGCACCGAAACCTATCACGCTGCCTGTCTGGCTGGGCTGGGCATTATTCAGGTTCCGCGCGTCGGGGTTCGTGAGGCGTTACGCAGCGGTACACTCGTTGAGGTGCTGCCGCAATACCGCGCCTCGCCGATGCCGGTATCGCTGCTTTACCCGCACCGGCGTAATCTTTCACGCCGCGTGCACCTGTTTATGGAGTGGCTGACCGGGGTAATGAAGGACTACGTGGACTGA
- a CDS encoding SDR family NAD(P)-dependent oxidoreductase — MTQRIALVTGGSRGLGKNAALKLADKGTDILFTYHSQQQAARDVVAEIEQKGRKAAAIQLNVGDSASFAAFASEVKTQLHTHWNRETFDYLVNNAGIGLYAPFADTSEEMFDELMRIHFKGPFFLTQHLLPLINEGGRILNVSTGLARFALPGYAAYASMKGAMEVLTRYQAKELGARGISVNAIAPGAIETDFGGGRLRDNKELNAYVASQTALGRAGLPDDIGDAIAALLSDELAWMTAQRIEVSGGMFL, encoded by the coding sequence ATGACGCAACGTATCGCATTGGTGACCGGCGGGAGCCGCGGACTGGGGAAAAACGCCGCGCTTAAGCTGGCGGACAAAGGAACGGATATTCTCTTTACTTACCACAGTCAACAGCAGGCGGCGCGGGATGTCGTCGCTGAAATTGAGCAAAAAGGCAGGAAAGCGGCGGCAATTCAACTGAATGTCGGTGATAGTGCCAGTTTTGCGGCTTTTGCCTCTGAGGTGAAAACGCAGTTGCATACTCACTGGAACAGAGAGACGTTTGATTATTTAGTGAACAATGCCGGGATCGGTTTATACGCCCCTTTTGCCGACACCTCAGAAGAGATGTTTGACGAACTGATGCGCATCCATTTTAAAGGCCCGTTTTTCCTGACGCAGCACCTGTTGCCGTTGATTAACGAGGGCGGGCGTATTCTTAATGTTTCAACCGGGCTGGCGCGTTTTGCCCTGCCGGGGTATGCCGCCTACGCCTCGATGAAAGGGGCGATGGAAGTGCTGACGCGCTACCAGGCGAAAGAACTGGGCGCGCGTGGGATTTCGGTGAATGCCATTGCACCTGGCGCGATTGAGACTGATTTTGGCGGTGGCCGTCTGCGGGATAATAAAGAGCTGAATGCGTATGTGGCTTCGCAAACGGCACTGGGCCGCGCCGGTCTGCCCGATGATATTGGCGATGCGATTGCGGCGTTACTCAGCGACGAACTGGCCTGGATGACGGCGCAGCGTATTGAAGTTTCGGGTGGGATGTTCCTGTAA
- a CDS encoding MFS transporter gives MQATATTLDNEQEHTPVNSRNKVVVASLIGTAIEFFDFYIYATAAVIVFPHIFFPQSDPTAATLQSLATFAIAFVARPIGSALFGHFGDRVGRKVTLVASLLTMGISTVIIGLLPGYATIGVFAPLLLALARFGQGLGLGGEWGGAALLATENAPPRKRALYGSFPQLGAPIGFFFANGTFLLLSWLLTDEQFMSWGWRVPFIFSAVLVIIGLYVRVSLHETPVFAKVAAAKKQVKIPLGTLLTKHVRVTILGTFIMLATYTLFYIMTVYSMTFSTAAAPVGLGLPRNDVLWMLMMAVIGFGVMVPVAGLLADAFGRRKSMVIITTMIILFALFAFKPLLGSGNPVLVFAFLLLGLSLMGLTFGPMGALLPELFPTEVRYTGASFSYNVSSILGASVAPYIAAWLQSNYGLAAVGTYLASMAALTLIALLLTHETRHQSL, from the coding sequence ATGCAAGCAACCGCCACCACACTCGATAACGAGCAGGAACATACTCCGGTCAATTCGCGCAATAAGGTCGTCGTCGCCTCGCTCATTGGCACCGCCATTGAGTTCTTCGACTTCTACATTTACGCGACCGCCGCCGTGATTGTTTTCCCGCACATCTTCTTCCCGCAGAGCGACCCGACAGCGGCAACGCTACAGTCGCTCGCCACGTTCGCCATCGCCTTTGTCGCGCGCCCAATTGGCTCTGCGCTCTTCGGCCACTTTGGCGACCGGGTAGGACGTAAAGTGACGCTGGTGGCGTCTTTGCTGACAATGGGGATCTCAACGGTGATCATCGGCCTGCTGCCAGGCTATGCCACCATTGGCGTCTTCGCGCCGCTGCTGCTGGCGCTGGCTCGTTTTGGGCAGGGCCTGGGACTGGGTGGAGAATGGGGCGGCGCAGCGCTGCTGGCGACAGAGAACGCCCCGCCGCGTAAGCGTGCGTTGTACGGCTCGTTCCCGCAGCTGGGCGCACCGATTGGCTTCTTCTTTGCCAACGGAACCTTCCTGCTGCTCTCCTGGCTGCTGACTGATGAGCAGTTCATGAGCTGGGGCTGGCGCGTTCCGTTTATCTTCTCAGCGGTGCTGGTGATTATCGGCCTGTACGTCCGCGTTTCGCTGCATGAGACGCCGGTTTTCGCCAAAGTGGCCGCCGCGAAAAAACAGGTGAAAATCCCGCTGGGGACGTTACTGACCAAACACGTTCGCGTGACGATCCTCGGCACGTTCATTATGCTGGCGACCTATACGCTGTTCTATATCATGACCGTGTATTCAATGACGTTCAGTACCGCCGCTGCGCCGGTCGGTCTGGGCCTGCCGCGCAACGACGTGCTGTGGATGCTGATGATGGCGGTCATTGGCTTTGGCGTGATGGTGCCGGTCGCCGGCCTGCTCGCGGATGCGTTTGGCCGTCGTAAGAGCATGGTCATCATCACCACAATGATTATCCTGTTTGCGCTGTTCGCCTTTAAGCCGCTGCTGGGATCCGGTAATCCGGTGCTGGTCTTCGCTTTCCTGCTGTTGGGGCTGAGCCTGATGGGGCTGACGTTTGGGCCGATGGGCGCACTGTTGCCTGAACTGTTCCCGACCGAAGTACGCTACACCGGCGCGTCGTTCTCCTATAACGTCTCTTCGATTCTCGGGGCATCTGTCGCACCGTATATCGCCGCGTGGTTGCAGTCCAACTACGGGCTGGCGGCGGTGGGCACCTATCTGGCATCAATGGCGGCATTAACCCTGATTGCGCTGCTGTTAACCCACGAGACGCGTCATCAGTCGCTGTAA
- a CDS encoding STY4199 family HEPN domain-containing protein, whose translation MTISVLTTRTTFEHCLGIIRQASVEILLLLGVHASDGKDPRWFLEHLDQARLNLGGWSQVARRLHLNDAQLSQFTLQLRHLQQCVPQYDSGQEVSENQLIAALRVVRSLELLRHHQSLLNFKTDIEEADHSQQVRAERQLRTIELTLTALISQMWPDKTQLNNYLKDNFGADKLRRWIKLGERQDPLNGMRFSELALMIVDKKTFTRHYSGIFNDASVLNLFVEPRLTLRVFLDDCRQARNTVLAGEPLSSAQLTLLSCQFQHIVRPVQRAYEQGRARINPAALMIVEEGQLAQFWEEARKKDRQAGGDTEEIGESIEPPRKRSLRTAEEREQLITGVLWGAVGLMVIAILGGGAWLVSSQPPAPAPNIKITQAEPKRELPSAREMVTQMGITWDVFNMRAAIDRNDTRVTALFLQGGMNWQVSWTETAFSRDNTDVLDLLLRYPSQMDESKPCRRFINTLGHAMSGGASLTGQHKAYLRRFCTVPAVVSRQQHDAEQSERRYRADPSADNKKWLKIQSDIYDVIR comes from the coding sequence ATGACAATTAGCGTTTTGACGACACGCACCACCTTTGAACACTGTCTGGGGATTATCCGCCAGGCCTCGGTGGAGATCCTGCTGCTGCTGGGGGTACATGCCTCTGATGGCAAAGACCCGCGCTGGTTTCTGGAACACCTGGATCAGGCCCGGCTGAACCTGGGCGGCTGGAGTCAGGTCGCCCGGCGCCTGCATCTCAACGACGCGCAACTGAGCCAGTTCACGCTACAACTGCGCCATCTCCAGCAATGCGTACCGCAATATGACAGCGGGCAGGAGGTCAGTGAGAACCAACTGATTGCCGCCCTGCGCGTGGTCAGGTCGCTGGAGTTGCTGCGCCATCATCAATCGTTACTCAATTTTAAAACGGACATTGAAGAGGCCGACCACAGTCAGCAAGTGCGCGCAGAACGGCAGTTGCGCACGATTGAGCTGACCCTGACCGCGCTTATCTCGCAGATGTGGCCGGATAAAACGCAGCTCAATAATTACCTCAAAGACAACTTTGGCGCGGATAAACTCAGACGCTGGATTAAGCTGGGTGAACGTCAGGATCCGCTGAATGGGATGCGTTTTAGCGAGCTGGCGCTGATGATTGTCGATAAAAAGACCTTCACCCGCCACTATTCCGGCATCTTTAACGACGCGTCAGTGCTGAACCTGTTTGTTGAACCGCGTCTGACGCTGCGGGTGTTTCTCGATGACTGTCGCCAGGCGCGTAACACGGTGCTGGCCGGGGAGCCGCTGTCATCGGCACAGTTGACGTTACTCTCCTGTCAGTTTCAGCATATAGTCCGTCCTGTCCAGCGGGCCTATGAGCAAGGGCGCGCCCGCATTAATCCGGCGGCGTTGATGATTGTGGAAGAGGGGCAACTGGCGCAGTTTTGGGAGGAGGCGCGGAAAAAGGACCGTCAGGCGGGAGGCGATACCGAGGAAATTGGCGAATCCATTGAACCCCCGCGCAAGCGTTCCCTGCGCACGGCGGAAGAACGTGAACAACTGATCACAGGCGTGCTCTGGGGCGCGGTGGGGCTCATGGTGATCGCTATCCTGGGCGGTGGCGCGTGGTTAGTGAGTTCACAGCCGCCCGCGCCCGCGCCAAACATCAAGATCACCCAGGCGGAACCCAAGCGCGAATTGCCTTCCGCACGCGAAATGGTGACGCAGATGGGCATCACCTGGGATGTGTTTAATATGCGTGCGGCGATTGATCGCAATGACACTCGGGTCACCGCGCTCTTTTTGCAGGGCGGTATGAACTGGCAGGTCTCGTGGACCGAAACGGCGTTTTCCCGCGATAATACGGATGTCCTCGACCTGCTGTTGCGTTATCCCTCACAGATGGATGAGAGCAAACCCTGTCGCCGGTTTATCAATACGCTCGGCCACGCGATGTCTGGCGGCGCGTCGTTGACCGGCCAACATAAAGCGTATTTGCGGCGCTTTTGCACTGTGCCTGCAGTGGTGTCGCGGCAGCAGCATGATGCTGAACAGTCGGAACGACGTTACCGCGCCGACCCCAGCGCGGATAACAAGAAATGGCTGAAAATTCAGAGCGATATTTACGACGTGATCCGTTAG
- the pdeH gene encoding cyclic-guanylate-specific phosphodiesterase has protein sequence MINQVIQQRSNSEASIESLQDRRFWLQCERAYTYQPIYRTDGRLLAVELLTVVTHPDNPTQRIAPDRYFAGVAVRHRIDIVKEQLQLLEQKADFFQRHELLASVNVDGPTLLAMRQQPNIVQMIERMPWLRFELVEHIHLPKESSFASMCEFGPLWLDDFGTGMANFSALNEVRYDYIKVARELFVMLRQTPEGRNLFTMLLQLMNRYCRGVIVEGVETLEEWRDVQRSPAFAAQGYFLSRPVPFACLDEVILSL, from the coding sequence ATGATAAACCAGGTTATCCAGCAGCGAAGCAATTCCGAGGCGAGCATTGAAAGCTTGCAGGATCGGCGCTTTTGGCTGCAGTGCGAGCGTGCTTACACTTATCAGCCGATTTACCGGACCGACGGACGCCTGTTAGCCGTTGAGCTGCTGACGGTGGTGACGCATCCGGACAACCCAACCCAACGTATCGCGCCCGACCGCTATTTTGCCGGGGTGGCGGTGCGCCATCGCATTGATATCGTCAAAGAACAACTTCAGCTACTGGAGCAGAAGGCCGACTTTTTCCAGCGTCATGAATTGTTGGCCTCTGTGAATGTCGATGGCCCGACGCTCCTCGCCATGCGTCAGCAGCCCAACATTGTGCAGATGATTGAGCGGATGCCGTGGCTGCGTTTTGAACTGGTCGAACATATTCATCTGCCAAAAGAATCCTCTTTTGCCAGCATGTGCGAATTTGGCCCGCTGTGGCTGGATGATTTCGGCACCGGGATGGCTAACTTCTCTGCGCTGAATGAAGTCCGTTATGACTACATAAAAGTCGCGCGCGAACTGTTCGTGATGCTTCGCCAGACGCCAGAGGGGCGCAATCTCTTCACCATGCTGCTGCAACTGATGAACCGCTATTGCCGCGGCGTGATCGTTGAAGGAGTGGAAACGCTGGAAGAGTGGCGCGACGTACAACGTTCTCCCGCCTTTGCCGCACAGGGCTATTTTCTGTCGCGCCCGGTTCCGTTCGCCTGTCTCGACGAGGTCATTCTGTCACTGTAA
- a CDS encoding GNAT family N-acetyltransferase: MPILKTTRLTCRPITSADWPFFLALQQDPDVMRHVADARSERDIRETFDSRLPAWHPGDSHWLCLLLCDNENHKPLGVTGYIHRGEACAEVGFLLTPDAQGKGYGTESLRAVCDYAFTTGGLRRLTACVTEGNQASRHVLEKVGFVLEGTLRESYWLQQRWQNDWLLGLLKQEYITTAGTRS; this comes from the coding sequence GTGCCCATACTGAAAACAACCCGCCTGACCTGTCGCCCGATAACCTCTGCCGACTGGCCCTTTTTTCTCGCACTGCAGCAGGATCCGGACGTGATGCGCCATGTGGCCGACGCGCGAAGTGAGCGCGACATTCGGGAAACGTTCGATTCTCGCTTACCGGCATGGCATCCAGGCGACTCACACTGGCTGTGTTTGCTCCTGTGCGATAACGAAAACCACAAGCCGCTCGGGGTGACGGGCTACATTCATCGTGGGGAAGCCTGTGCCGAGGTCGGGTTCCTGTTGACGCCAGACGCGCAGGGAAAAGGATACGGGACAGAATCACTACGCGCCGTCTGCGATTACGCATTTACCACCGGGGGTCTGCGCCGTCTGACTGCCTGTGTCACTGAAGGTAATCAGGCTTCCCGGCATGTGCTGGAGAAAGTGGGGTTTGTACTGGAAGGTACGCTCAGGGAGAGTTACTGGCTGCAACAGCGCTGGCAGAATGACTGGCTGCTGGGGTTATTAAAACAGGAATATATTACGACCGCAGGAACCCGGTCGTAA
- a CDS encoding AsmA family protein: MTKAGKITAVITGTFLLLIVVVIVLIATFDWNRLKPTINQKVSTELNRPFAIRGDLGVVWERQKQETGWRSWVPWPHVHAEDIILGNPPDIPEVTMVHLPRVDATLAPLALLSKTVWLPWIKLVKPDARLIRLSEKNNNWTFDLANSENKDPNAQPSDWSFRLDTILFDQGRIAIDDKVSKADIEILVDPLGKPLPFSEVTGSKVKGDNAKVEDYVFGLKAQGRYNGEPLTGTGKMGGMLALRSEGAAFPVQADFRSGNTRVALVGVVKDPMKMGGVDLQLKFSGDSLGELYDLTGVLLPDTPPFETDGRLVAKIDTNASSVFDYRGFNGRIGDSDIHGSLTYTTGKPRPKLEGDVESRQLRLADLGPLIGVDSGKGAEKAQRSEQKKGEKNVQPADKVLPYDRFETDKWNVMDADVRFKGRRIEHGSSLPISDLSTHIILQNADLRLQPLKFGLAGGSISSNIHLEGDKKPMQGRANIQARRLKLKALMPDVELMQKTLGEMSGDAEFRGTGNSVAALLGSSNGNLKLLMNDGLISRNLMEIVGLNVGNFIVGQIFGDDEVRVNCAAANLDIVNGVARPQIFAFDTENALINVTGTASFASEQLDLTIDPESKGIRIITLRSPLYVRGTFKNPQAGVKAGPLIARGAVAAALATLVTPAAALLALISPSEGDANQCRTILSQMKK, from the coding sequence ATGACTAAAGCCGGAAAAATAACTGCAGTGATAACAGGGACTTTCTTGTTGTTGATCGTGGTCGTTATCGTGCTGATAGCGACATTTGACTGGAACCGCCTCAAACCGACCATCAACCAGAAAGTCTCTACCGAACTTAACCGACCGTTCGCTATTCGCGGTGATTTAGGCGTTGTCTGGGAACGCCAGAAGCAGGAGACCGGCTGGCGCAGTTGGGTGCCGTGGCCGCACGTACATGCTGAAGATATTATCCTCGGCAATCCCCCCGACATTCCTGAAGTGACGATGGTGCACCTTCCCCGCGTCGACGCGACGCTTGCCCCGCTGGCGCTGTTAAGCAAAACCGTCTGGCTGCCGTGGATCAAGCTGGTGAAACCCGATGCGCGGCTGATTCGCCTGTCCGAGAAAAACAATAACTGGACCTTCGACCTCGCGAATAGCGAAAACAAAGATCCGAATGCCCAGCCGTCTGACTGGTCCTTCCGGCTGGACACTATTCTCTTCGATCAGGGACGGATCGCTATCGACGATAAGGTCAGCAAAGCCGATATCGAGATCCTGGTCGATCCGCTGGGCAAACCATTGCCGTTCAGTGAAGTCACGGGAAGTAAAGTGAAAGGCGATAACGCGAAGGTTGAAGACTACGTGTTTGGCCTGAAGGCGCAGGGGCGATACAACGGCGAACCACTCACCGGAACGGGAAAAATGGGCGGCATGCTGGCGCTGCGTAGCGAAGGCGCAGCGTTTCCGGTACAGGCCGATTTCCGTTCCGGCAATACCCGGGTGGCGCTGGTGGGCGTGGTTAAGGACCCAATGAAGATGGGCGGCGTCGATCTGCAACTGAAATTCTCCGGGGATTCACTGGGCGAGCTGTACGATCTGACGGGAGTGCTGCTGCCGGATACGCCGCCGTTCGAAACGGACGGTCGGCTGGTGGCGAAAATCGACACCAACGCATCATCGGTGTTTGACTACCGGGGGTTCAATGGGCGGATCGGCGACAGCGATATTCATGGCTCACTGACCTATACGACAGGAAAACCGCGTCCGAAGCTGGAAGGTGATGTGGAATCGCGCCAGCTCAGACTGGCGGATTTAGGACCGTTGATCGGCGTCGATTCCGGTAAAGGCGCGGAGAAAGCGCAGCGTTCGGAACAGAAAAAGGGCGAGAAGAACGTACAACCCGCGGACAAAGTGCTGCCCTATGACCGCTTCGAAACGGACAAATGGAATGTGATGGATGCCGATGTGCGCTTTAAAGGGCGGCGTATTGAACATGGCAGCAGCCTGCCCATCAGCGATCTCTCGACCCACATTATTCTGCAGAATGCCGATCTGCGTCTGCAGCCGTTGAAGTTTGGTCTGGCGGGCGGCAGCATCAGTTCGAACATCCATCTGGAAGGGGACAAAAAGCCGATGCAGGGACGTGCGAATATTCAGGCGCGGCGTTTAAAACTGAAAGCGCTGATGCCGGATGTTGAACTGATGCAGAAAACGCTGGGGGAGATGAGCGGTGATGCCGAATTTCGTGGAACCGGGAATTCCGTGGCGGCGCTGCTGGGTAGCAGCAACGGCAACCTGAAACTGCTGATGAATGACGGGCTGATTAGCCGCAACCTGATGGAGATTGTCGGTCTCAACGTCGGGAACTTCATCGTCGGGCAAATCTTTGGCGATGACGAAGTGCGGGTTAACTGCGCGGCGGCAAATCTCGACATTGTAAACGGCGTAGCGCGCCCGCAAATTTTCGCGTTCGACACCGAAAATGCGCTGATCAATGTCACCGGGACGGCGAGCTTTGCCTCAGAACAGCTGGATTTGACCATCGACCCGGAGAGCAAAGGCATCCGCATCATAACCTTGCGTTCGCCGCTGTATGTGCGCGGGACGTTTAAGAACCCGCAGGCGGGGGTAAAGGCCGGGCCGTTGATTGCGCGTGGCGCGGTAGCTGCGGCGCTGGCGACGTTAGTGACGCCCGCCGCCGCGCTGCTGGCGCTGATTTCACCGTCAGAAGGCGACGCCAACCAGTGCCGGACGATTTTATCGCAGATGAAGAAGTGA